The following are encoded together in the Planctomycetia bacterium genome:
- the hemG gene encoding protoporphyrinogen oxidase, translating to MPLKSPRVIVVGAGLSGLATAFQLQFRLPDASITVLESQSRVGGMLCTESKRGYLLEHGPASFPGHRLGLMKLCEQLKLTPELLSTSQTRLKRYMLHDGILHLIPGTLGSALLSPMYGMGSAYRLISERFRFASRNTLDESVFQFAERRVGRELGQIIADAVTTEQYAGDARAISIKAGFAQAARAEREYGSVYRGLTKLRLAERNAARQAGIKLADNVTTHYSFTEGMRTLVDKLDGQLKQPAELGVGVKSIARTTDETVGPWQVYCSDGSTRPADMVVLACPVHKQTAIVADLDSELADCLMTIPMAGIVSISLAYAKEHVPELSDCQSILLPQRFKRDILKIEFSSSMFPGRAPEGKVLMQVTMGGWFRREMLSWDDDALILTARRELRNLLHIIKPPNFCQLQRWPRAIPQYTLGHTQRVSQMETFLKKHPGLYLGGNAYHGVSLHDVATHAERIARQIRDECRVK from the coding sequence ATGCCGTTGAAGTCCCCCAGAGTGATCGTGGTTGGTGCCGGGCTGTCTGGCTTGGCGACTGCATTCCAACTGCAATTCAGGCTGCCTGATGCTTCCATCACGGTGCTGGAATCGCAGTCGAGGGTGGGGGGCATGCTGTGCACTGAATCAAAACGAGGCTACCTGCTCGAACATGGGCCGGCATCTTTCCCAGGCCATCGGCTCGGATTGATGAAACTCTGCGAACAATTGAAACTGACTCCGGAACTGCTGTCAACTTCGCAGACTCGTTTGAAACGGTACATGCTGCATGATGGCATTTTGCATCTCATACCAGGAACGCTGGGTAGTGCGCTATTATCCCCTATGTATGGCATGGGGAGCGCTTATCGGCTAATCAGCGAACGGTTTCGATTTGCTTCCCGTAATACTCTCGATGAAAGTGTATTTCAGTTCGCGGAAAGGCGTGTGGGCCGCGAATTGGGACAGATCATTGCTGATGCAGTAACCACGGAGCAATACGCAGGTGATGCCCGGGCCATCAGCATCAAGGCTGGCTTCGCACAGGCGGCTCGTGCCGAACGGGAGTATGGGAGCGTTTATCGTGGATTGACCAAGTTGCGGCTGGCTGAACGCAATGCGGCTAGACAGGCGGGCATCAAACTCGCTGACAATGTTACGACACACTATTCCTTTACAGAAGGTATGCGGACACTGGTGGACAAGCTCGACGGTCAATTGAAGCAACCGGCTGAACTCGGTGTTGGAGTGAAGTCGATAGCCCGTACTACTGATGAAACTGTTGGCCCGTGGCAAGTATATTGCAGCGACGGTTCCACACGTCCTGCTGATATGGTGGTTCTTGCATGCCCGGTGCACAAGCAGACCGCCATCGTAGCTGATCTCGATTCAGAACTCGCCGACTGCCTGATGACGATTCCGATGGCCGGAATTGTTTCCATCTCACTGGCGTACGCCAAGGAACATGTACCAGAGTTGAGTGATTGCCAGAGCATTCTGCTGCCTCAGCGATTCAAGAGAGACATCCTCAAGATCGAGTTCAGTTCATCCATGTTCCCTGGCCGGGCTCCAGAGGGAAAAGTGCTGATGCAGGTGACGATGGGTGGTTGGTTCCGCCGGGAAATGTTATCGTGGGATGATGATGCCCTGATACTCACAGCGCGACGGGAACTCCGAAACCTGTTGCATATCATCAAGCCTCCCAACTTCTGCCAGTTGCAGCGCTGGCCCCGTGCCATACCTCAATACACGCTCGGCCATACTCAGCGTGTGAGCCAGATGGAAACCTTTCTAAAGAAACACCCTGGGCTTTACCTGGGTGGCAATGCATATCATGGCGTGTCACTTCATGATGTTGCTACGCATGCTGAACGCATTGCCCGGCAAATCCGCGATGAGTGCCGGGTAAAATGA
- a CDS encoding DUF1501 domain-containing protein, protein MLFPVQNLPRRAFLQQSAYGLGALALGELLGWSAASAVDDKPQGILTKLHHPAKAKRVIHLCMAGGPSQHESFDWKPKLKELNGKPFPDSFTKGQQLAQLQNTKLIARGSFAKFEKHGKSGQEISELFPHIAKHADDIAIIRSMQTEQINHDPAHAFMNSGSIIKGRPSMGSWMLYGLGAETANLPGFIVLTSTSKAGGAQPISARQWSAGFLPSKFQGILFQSKGEAVHYVGSPPGVCQSTQRQVIDEIQRLNGMLAAEKNDPEIATRIAQYEMAFRMQTSVPELTDFSKETKATLEQYGIKEAGDGSFASNCLMARRLAERGVRFIQLYHRAWDHHGEIEKSMKIAANDVDQASAALLADLKQRGLLDDTLVIWGGEFGRTPMGQGTGRDHHILSFAIWMAGGGIKGGITYGNTDELGYRSVENVVSVHDLHATMLHLCGIDYQRFSFKYQGLDMRLTGVEPCRVVQDVVG, encoded by the coding sequence ATGTTGTTTCCAGTTCAGAATCTTCCCCGCCGTGCTTTTCTGCAGCAGTCTGCTTATGGCCTGGGTGCATTGGCACTGGGAGAACTTCTTGGCTGGTCTGCTGCCAGCGCTGTAGATGATAAGCCGCAAGGTATTCTGACCAAACTGCATCATCCAGCCAAAGCCAAGCGGGTCATTCATCTCTGCATGGCTGGCGGCCCATCGCAGCATGAATCTTTCGACTGGAAGCCCAAACTCAAGGAACTGAACGGCAAACCTTTCCCCGATTCGTTTACCAAGGGCCAGCAACTGGCACAATTGCAGAACACGAAACTGATTGCTCGTGGATCATTCGCCAAGTTCGAGAAGCATGGCAAAAGCGGACAGGAAATATCCGAACTCTTTCCGCACATCGCCAAGCATGCAGATGATATTGCAATCATTCGATCGATGCAGACGGAACAGATTAATCACGACCCGGCTCATGCTTTCATGAACTCTGGCTCGATTATCAAAGGTCGACCCAGCATGGGATCGTGGATGCTCTACGGCCTGGGGGCAGAAACTGCAAATCTGCCTGGGTTTATCGTTTTGACATCGACGAGCAAAGCTGGCGGCGCTCAGCCTATTTCTGCCCGGCAGTGGTCTGCTGGGTTTTTGCCCAGCAAGTTCCAGGGCATTCTGTTCCAATCGAAAGGTGAAGCAGTCCACTACGTAGGCAGTCCGCCCGGAGTTTGCCAGAGCACTCAGCGTCAGGTGATCGATGAGATTCAGCGGCTGAATGGCATGTTGGCGGCTGAGAAAAATGACCCTGAAATTGCTACGCGCATTGCTCAATATGAAATGGCATTTCGCATGCAGACTTCGGTGCCTGAACTGACCGATTTCAGCAAGGAAACCAAAGCTACGCTGGAACAGTATGGGATCAAGGAGGCGGGTGATGGCAGCTTTGCATCCAACTGCCTGATGGCCCGTCGCCTGGCGGAACGTGGTGTGCGATTCATTCAGCTTTATCATCGTGCATGGGATCATCATGGCGAAATCGAAAAGAGCATGAAGATTGCTGCGAATGATGTGGACCAGGCAAGTGCAGCGTTGCTGGCTGATCTGAAACAGCGAGGCTTGCTCGATGATACGCTGGTGATCTGGGGTGGCGAGTTTGGTCGTACACCCATGGGTCAAGGTACAGGCCGCGATCACCATATTCTTTCCTTTGCCATCTGGATGGCAGGCGGCGGCATCAAAGGTGGCATCACGTATGGTAACACCGATGAACTAGGCTACCGATCCGTGGAGAACGTAGTGAGCGTGCATGATCTGCATGCCACCATGCTGCATCTATGTGGCATCGACTACCAGCGCTTTAGCTTTAAGTATCAGGGGCTGGATATGCGGTTGACCGGTGTAGAGCCATGCCGGGTAGTGCAGGATGTGGTGGGATAA
- a CDS encoding histone deacetylase: MDAWYCDQFVLPLPEGHRFPMQKYRLLRERLVAEQLSISFHEPASVTDQDLYRAHDRRYVQRVLLGQMTEAELQRLGFPWSQALIERSRRSSGGTLAACRAALSAGFAANLAGGTHHAGYDFAEGFCIFNDSAVAIRALQAEELVKKVMVIDCDVHQGNGTADIFQNDDSVFTFSIHGEKNFPLRKVAGKLDIGLPDGMGDEEYLGTLQRGLHQALKVFDPDLAIYLAGADPFEGDRLGRLKLTKAGLLARDRFVFDICQEQNLPVAITMAGGYAQSVDDIVDIQFNTVSEACRRIG; this comes from the coding sequence ATGGATGCCTGGTATTGTGATCAGTTTGTGTTGCCTTTGCCCGAAGGGCATCGCTTCCCCATGCAGAAGTATCGGCTTCTGCGTGAGAGGCTGGTTGCCGAACAGTTATCTATTTCGTTTCATGAACCTGCGTCGGTTACCGATCAGGATTTGTATCGCGCTCATGATCGTCGTTATGTACAACGGGTATTATTGGGGCAGATGACTGAAGCAGAGTTGCAACGACTGGGTTTTCCCTGGTCACAAGCACTTATTGAACGAAGCCGCAGATCATCGGGCGGCACACTGGCTGCCTGCCGGGCTGCACTGTCCGCTGGTTTTGCAGCTAACCTTGCTGGTGGTACGCATCATGCCGGCTACGACTTTGCAGAAGGTTTCTGCATTTTCAATGATTCCGCAGTTGCCATCAGAGCTTTACAGGCGGAAGAACTGGTCAAGAAGGTTATGGTGATTGATTGCGATGTGCATCAGGGTAACGGCACTGCTGATATTTTCCAGAACGATGATTCGGTGTTTACTTTTTCCATTCATGGCGAAAAGAACTTTCCATTACGCAAGGTTGCGGGCAAGCTCGATATCGGTTTGCCAGATGGCATGGGGGATGAAGAGTACCTTGGAACTTTGCAGCGAGGCTTGCATCAGGCTCTGAAAGTGTTTGATCCTGACCTTGCGATTTACCTTGCTGGGGCTGATCCTTTTGAAGGTGACCGATTGGGTAGATTGAAACTGACCAAAGCAGGTTTATTAGCCCGCGATAGATTCGTGTTTGATATCTGTCAGGAGCAGAATCTTCCGGTGGCGATTACGATGGCAGGTGGGTATGCCCAGAGTGTCGATGACATTGTTGACATACAGTTCAACACGGTAAGCGAAGCGTGCAGACGGATCGGTTGA
- a CDS encoding DUF1553 domain-containing protein, giving the protein MPGSAGCGGIMKSITFSLLILLIAPVSFFAQPPDFGRDILPILSDKCFHCHGPDAQTRKGKLRLDTKEGAFRLKQGKAVIIPGKSEESELFQRITSQDETELMPPRESNRSLTEKQKQLLKQWIDSGARWEQHWAFVAPQKPALPAVKQASWVKQPIDRFILAKLESVGLKPQADASKEAWLKRVSFDLTGLPPTLAELDVFLADTSEKTFEKQVDRLLASPRYGERMATDWLDLARYADTHGYQMDRYRSMWPWRDWVVKAFNQNLPYDQFITWQLAGDLLPNATKDQRLATAFNRLHMQNEEGGVIEEEYRVSYVVDRVNTFGTAFLGMTFDCTRCHDHKYDPFTIKDYYSLFSLFQNIDESGQTSYFTSSMPVPTLLLSDENTDRKLAEVRTRQAKAEKNLQETLTQPYIQSKFTNWLKNDRVNTFRTRPYAHFTFNELKENKTFNRLTKQNPAQAHENPQLVAGHEGQAVLLDGENGFTFPKLGHFSRTTPFSFSLWIKPPAPTPRSVVLHHSRAPIDAGSRGYELLLEQNHVAFGMHHMWPGNSLKIKTIKPLPADQWTQIAVTYDGSSQSAGIRIYRNGQSVEVEVVRDHLYKDITYEGGEPDLTLGYRFRDNGFKGGMVDDLCFYTGCLTPWEVLATFDPAQAEQLKLKPMEQLTEAEKQMFRVHFLKYHCFIIQVLNGVISSCRDEINKITNPIPEAMVMLELPQPKPAFILKRGAYDAPGDKVTGDVPAVFPSMKPDMPRNRLGLARWLLEPDHPLTARVVVNRLWQQMFGNGLVETSDNFGTQGSRPTHSELLDWLAREFAQPSDPEAKPWDMKRLLKMMALSAAYRQSSQASAEHRSKDGDNKLLGHYPVRRLSAEMLRDQALFASGLLVEKQGGPAVKPYQPDGLWEVAMGNPKYDRSKGPDLYRRSLYTFWKRTVPHPAMITFDAAERNVCIVRRQSTSTPLQALALLNDVQMVEAAKIMGQRMHQSGGSREEQLAWAFRNVTGRASTPRELDILGKLWKEQFSLYEKDQAAVQKLLAVGETNVNDRYPAAELAANTVVALALFNHDEAVHRR; this is encoded by the coding sequence ATGCCGGGTAGTGCAGGATGTGGTGGGATAATGAAGAGTATCACCTTTTCACTGCTGATTCTTTTGATTGCTCCAGTCTCCTTCTTCGCCCAGCCACCCGACTTTGGGCGTGATATTCTGCCCATCCTTTCCGACAAGTGCTTTCATTGTCACGGCCCGGATGCACAGACTCGAAAAGGTAAACTTCGTCTCGATACAAAAGAAGGAGCTTTTCGGCTCAAGCAAGGCAAAGCAGTAATCATCCCCGGTAAAAGCGAGGAGAGTGAACTCTTTCAACGAATCACTTCACAAGATGAGACGGAGTTAATGCCGCCCAGGGAATCGAATCGGTCGTTAACAGAGAAACAGAAGCAACTCCTGAAGCAATGGATCGATAGTGGAGCCAGGTGGGAACAGCATTGGGCGTTTGTCGCTCCGCAAAAGCCGGCGCTACCAGCAGTGAAACAAGCAAGCTGGGTGAAGCAACCAATCGACCGGTTCATTCTGGCAAAGCTGGAATCTGTCGGCTTGAAACCGCAGGCTGATGCCTCGAAGGAAGCCTGGCTCAAACGCGTGTCGTTCGACCTGACCGGGTTGCCGCCAACATTGGCTGAGCTTGATGTATTTCTGGCCGATACGTCGGAGAAGACGTTTGAAAAACAGGTGGATCGCCTTCTTGCTTCTCCGCGCTATGGCGAACGGATGGCAACCGATTGGCTCGATTTGGCTCGCTATGCCGACACGCATGGATATCAGATGGATCGCTACCGTTCTATGTGGCCTTGGCGCGATTGGGTGGTGAAGGCGTTCAATCAGAATTTGCCTTACGATCAGTTCATCACCTGGCAGCTGGCTGGCGATCTGCTGCCCAATGCTACGAAGGATCAACGCCTGGCGACGGCATTCAATCGGCTGCACATGCAGAACGAAGAAGGTGGCGTGATTGAAGAGGAATATCGCGTTTCCTATGTCGTTGATCGGGTGAACACCTTCGGCACCGCTTTTCTGGGCATGACTTTCGATTGCACCCGCTGTCATGATCATAAGTATGATCCGTTTACGATTAAGGATTACTATTCCCTATTCAGTCTGTTTCAGAATATTGATGAATCAGGGCAGACGAGTTACTTCACTTCATCCATGCCGGTACCGACGCTGCTTTTGAGTGATGAGAATACCGACAGAAAATTGGCTGAGGTGAGGACCCGCCAGGCAAAAGCAGAAAAGAATCTCCAGGAAACTCTCACTCAACCTTACATTCAGTCGAAATTTACGAACTGGCTGAAGAACGACCGGGTAAACACGTTCCGCACACGGCCCTACGCTCATTTCACGTTCAATGAACTGAAAGAAAACAAAACTTTCAATCGGCTGACAAAGCAGAACCCAGCTCAAGCTCACGAGAACCCTCAACTGGTTGCAGGACATGAAGGGCAGGCAGTTCTACTCGATGGCGAGAATGGCTTTACTTTCCCCAAGCTGGGACACTTTTCTCGCACTACGCCATTCAGTTTCAGCTTGTGGATCAAGCCACCGGCCCCTACGCCTCGTTCGGTGGTGCTCCATCACAGCAGAGCACCCATCGATGCAGGCAGCCGAGGCTACGAACTGCTACTCGAACAGAATCATGTGGCGTTCGGCATGCACCACATGTGGCCTGGCAACTCGCTGAAAATCAAAACAATCAAGCCTTTGCCTGCTGACCAGTGGACACAGATTGCAGTCACTTACGATGGGTCAAGCCAGTCTGCAGGCATTCGCATCTACCGTAACGGCCAATCTGTTGAAGTCGAAGTAGTGCGAGATCATCTCTACAAGGACATTACCTACGAAGGTGGAGAGCCTGATCTGACCTTGGGTTATCGTTTCCGGGACAATGGCTTTAAGGGCGGTATGGTGGATGACCTCTGTTTTTACACTGGTTGTCTCACACCATGGGAAGTGCTGGCTACATTTGATCCAGCACAGGCGGAACAACTGAAGCTGAAACCAATGGAGCAACTGACCGAAGCTGAAAAGCAGATGTTTCGCGTTCACTTTCTGAAATACCATTGCTTCATCATCCAGGTACTGAATGGTGTCATTTCCAGTTGCCGTGACGAGATCAATAAGATCACGAATCCCATTCCCGAAGCGATGGTGATGCTGGAGTTACCTCAACCCAAGCCTGCATTCATTTTGAAACGTGGCGCATATGATGCACCCGGTGACAAGGTGACGGGGGATGTGCCTGCGGTGTTCCCATCCATGAAGCCTGATATGCCCCGTAATCGGCTTGGGCTGGCCCGCTGGTTGCTTGAGCCGGATCATCCACTCACTGCACGGGTGGTAGTCAATCGCCTCTGGCAACAGATGTTCGGCAATGGCCTGGTAGAAACCAGTGATAACTTTGGCACGCAGGGTTCACGCCCTACGCATTCCGAACTGCTGGATTGGCTGGCTCGTGAGTTTGCTCAGCCGAGCGATCCCGAGGCTAAGCCGTGGGACATGAAAAGGCTTCTCAAGATGATGGCTCTCTCAGCAGCGTATCGCCAAAGCAGCCAGGCATCAGCGGAGCATCGCAGTAAGGATGGAGATAACAAACTGCTGGGCCATTATCCAGTTCGCCGGTTGTCAGCAGAAATGCTTCGTGATCAGGCATTGTTTGCCAGTGGCTTGCTCGTGGAAAAACAGGGTGGGCCTGCGGTCAAGCCGTATCAGCCTGATGGTTTATGGGAAGTGGCGATGGGCAATCCGAAATATGATCGGAGCAAAGGGCCAGATCTCTATCGTCGCAGTCTGTACACGTTCTGGAAGCGTACGGTACCTCACCCAGCTATGATCACGTTCGATGCAGCAGAGCGTAATGTCTGTATCGTCCGCAGGCAATCTACCAGTACTCCTTTGCAGGCACTTGCGCTGCTGAACGATGTGCAGATGGTGGAAGCAGCGAAGATAATGGGCCAGCGGATGCATCAGTCTGGCGGTTCGCGGGAAGAGCAACTGGCCTGGGCATTCAGAAACGTAACAGGTCGTGCATCAACGCCCCGTGAACTCGACATCCTGGGCAAGCTCTGGAAAGAACAGTTTAGCTTGTATGAGAAAGATCAGGCAGCCGTACAGAAACTACTGGCTGTGGGTGAGACGAACGTCAATGACAGGTATCCTGCTGCTGAACTGGCTGCCAATACGGTCGTTGCACTGGCATTATTCAATCATGATGAAGCAGTGCATCGGCGTTAG